A region of Halococcus sediminicola DNA encodes the following proteins:
- a CDS encoding PTS-dependent dihydroxyacetone kinase phosphotransferase subunit DhaM, whose amino-acid sequence MIGLVVVSHSETAAAGIVEVAAEMATDVRIEPVGGDGSGGIGTVPDDIQDALVAADDGNGVVVLVDLGSAVMNAEVAIETSDVEAAIADGPVLEGAVNAAVAATSPSATLESVREQAEAARDIDKLNG is encoded by the coding sequence ATGATCGGACTCGTCGTCGTCTCTCACAGCGAAACCGCCGCCGCTGGCATCGTCGAGGTGGCGGCGGAGATGGCCACCGACGTTCGCATCGAACCGGTCGGGGGCGACGGAAGCGGCGGCATCGGCACCGTGCCGGACGACATCCAGGATGCGCTCGTGGCAGCCGACGACGGCAACGGTGTCGTGGTCCTCGTCGACCTCGGGAGTGCGGTCATGAACGCCGAGGTGGCTATCGAGACGAGCGACGTCGAGGCGGCGATCGCCGATGGGCCGGTTCTCGAAGGGGCCGTCAACGCGGCCGTCGCCGCAACGAGTCCGAGCGCAACGCTCGAATCGGTTCGTGAGCAAGCCGAGGCTGCACGCGACATCGACAAACTCAACGGCTGA
- the dhaL gene encoding dihydroxyacetone kinase subunit DhaL: MSGAAEAAIEAIEAVAERLEAERDHLTDLDSAIGDADHGGNMARGWSKAVTAVADLDDPDVATVVETVGRTLLSEIGGASGPLYGGSIIFASTELEDGLSAESAVAFAETYLEKVQDRGGAAVGDGTMVDALTPAVQTFKKSIEVDDIPPARALAKAVDAAERGVAFTVPIRVSKGRASYLGWRSVGHQDPGATSTLFIIETLSAVAEDRLDVAVESATDATSPTVPDEEPDA; this comes from the coding sequence ATGAGCGGGGCGGCCGAGGCAGCCATCGAGGCGATCGAAGCCGTCGCCGAACGGCTCGAAGCCGAACGTGATCATCTCACTGATCTCGATTCGGCGATCGGTGACGCAGACCACGGTGGCAACATGGCTCGTGGATGGTCGAAGGCCGTTACGGCCGTCGCGGACCTCGACGATCCCGACGTCGCGACAGTCGTGGAAACGGTCGGCAGAACGCTTCTCTCGGAAATCGGCGGGGCCTCCGGACCGCTGTATGGCGGCTCGATAATCTTTGCCAGTACGGAACTCGAAGACGGCCTTTCGGCCGAAAGTGCCGTCGCGTTCGCCGAGACCTATCTGGAGAAGGTACAGGATCGTGGTGGCGCTGCGGTCGGCGACGGGACGATGGTCGACGCACTCACACCGGCCGTCCAGACGTTCAAAAAATCCATCGAAGTCGACGACATCCCCCCAGCACGAGCGCTTGCGAAAGCGGTCGACGCGGCCGAGCGCGGGGTTGCGTTCACCGTCCCGATTCGCGTATCGAAGGGCCGGGCGTCGTATCTCGGGTGGCGGTCGGTCGGTCATCAGGACCCGGGGGCAACGAGCACGCTGTTCATCATCGAGACGCTGTCGGCGGTGGCGGAGGACCGACTCGATGTGGCTGTGGAATCGGCCACCGACGCCACCTCACCGACGGTGCCCGACGAGGAGCCGGACGCATGA
- a CDS encoding DUF5789 family protein — translation MGVRPPQDDTDEPESLAFGIAALAERLDRADVSYPVDSAELVRALDDPKVPCDPAGNGLALSTALERVGKERFDSEDELLDALHPVFEKQRRSAPSGLLGRLRSLF, via the coding sequence ATGGGTGTCCGACCGCCGCAGGACGACACGGACGAGCCGGAGAGTCTCGCGTTCGGTATCGCCGCGCTCGCCGAGCGTCTCGACCGCGCGGACGTCTCTTACCCGGTCGATTCGGCGGAACTGGTGCGCGCGCTCGACGACCCGAAAGTCCCCTGTGACCCGGCCGGCAACGGACTGGCGCTCTCGACGGCGCTCGAACGAGTAGGAAAAGAACGGTTCGACTCCGAGGACGAACTGCTTGATGCGCTCCATCCGGTCTTCGAAAAGCAGCGGCGGTCGGCCCCCAGCGGACTGCTGGGGCGACTTCGGTCGCTGTTCTAG
- a CDS encoding choice-of-anchor D domain-containing protein has protein sequence MDLVFGAPIKQFGDDEGTYADDRLIRFAHGDSKRALTRHSGNLTASNESYTECIESREITVKDGTATTTVTIRDGCNVPLSLVSYRKPGPGWSPETEPDQTFVDADSATLGPGTHTFSVALPDAYDTTSDRTAVAGDSATFGENVTLGPGVVVGDNATVASETSVSHRTLLGRNVTVGSGVTIGAGVIVSRDVSIGDGTQIGSGTRIGSGVSIGQNVLIGQNVKIRPGVSIDDGATIPSNTTVDSDVSGTDEGVTPSEPTAPPSTSPAMPTVPGSGSQSPTAPQTESPGEPEPTATATAEPAPTATDTTTASPDTSTTTQPSESTTQPPSSTRTETSTPTESPPSTSTETVPTTASTTTPSDTTTESPTTNTATVTSSPTAEQPTETGTATETATQSPGTPTTAPNPTSTAPTTTPTPTASPTATATATPPTDTTTTSTPPATTNPSPTTEPTETVTSTTTATTPITTTQTTTTTPPTETTTPEPPGSPNIALSPATSDYGETLVGTNGTQTFTITNDGDSDLAVAGSTLTGSNADQFEITDGGGSFTLAPGDSHDVTVRFSPTATGQQTATLDVASDDPDSPTVSSTLSGTGVQPTIGLTPTEHEYGSVPVDSGDTQTFTVTNDGTAPLSVTATRITGADADQFTVTAGGGQFTLAPGESHEVRVRFGPTSAGAKNAALEVVSEAADGGVLSAALSGTGSQSNIVVEPASLAYGDVSNGDTSTQTFTVTNDGDAPLDVTGTSVEGGAGEFTITDNGGPFTLAPGESREVTVQFAPTSTGAKNANVVVESDDGDQPTVTVPVAGSSVAPGITISPTEHEYGDVATGSTNVTTFTVTNDGTAPLSVSETTITGPNAGEFAITDGSGAFTLAPGESREIRVRFAPTSVGAKSATLAVDNNAGETLTAALSGTGTQSNVAVDSPSHDYGEVPNDRNATQTFTITNDGNGPLSASSVTIAGMDPGSFTILSGGGAFDLEPGESREIEVRFAPTTTGDKAAQLVVESDNADQPTLTIPLRGTSTEPDITLTPDARDYGDVPVESAETRAFVVRNDGSAPLSVSDVTIAGADAGEFTITDGGGSFELSPNETRTITVAFSPTSTGAKSATLEVASDDADSPTVTGSLTGQATQSNIAVDPASLDYGDVSNDGQATQTVTVTNDGDAPLSVSGATISGRDAGEFTITDGGGPFTLAPGESREVTVQFAPSSTGDKTAEVVIESDDADQPTVTVPLSGGSVEPNAVLTPETYDYGDVAVGSGDTQTFTVTNDGTAPLDVSGTRLIGADADQYTFVSGDGSFTLAPDESREVTVAFAPTSTGAKNATLAIDSDDPDSPTLTSSLSGTGTQSNIVVDPTSLDYGEVPDDGESTRTFLVTNDGTAPLSVSGTTLSGADAGEFTITDGGGPFTLGPGESREVTVQFAPSSTGSKSATLAIDSDDGDQPTVTVSLAGESVAPNVALSPSSNDYGEIPTGSANTTTFTVTNDGTAPLDVSGTSITGADAAAFTVVGGGGAFTLGPGESRELTVEFAPESTGTKSARLEVRSNDPDQPTVSSDISGTGIESNIAVDPANLDYGDVVNDGNATQTVTVTNDGTAPLAISGTSIGGDDAGAFTITDGGGPFTLAPGESQEVTVQFAPTTTGEKNAQLVVESDDPDQPTVTVPLTGQSVKPTIGLSSESYDYGDVAVNTGNVTTFTVTNDGNAPLTVSGTTISGANAEEFALVDGGRSYMLAPGESRDIRVRFVPNSTGAKSATLELESDDPDRPTVTAALTGTGTASNIVVDPPSYDYRQVPNGGSQTKNFTVTNDGDAPLSVSSTSIVGPDAGDFTIVDGSGPFTLQPGESQSVEVRIDFAPTTTGEKKATLVVESDAANQPTVTVPLSGESIAPSISLTPETRDLGEVPAGSVNTTTFTVTNDGTAGLDVSAVNVVGADASEFTVIGPDAPFTVEPGQSREITVEFAPGSAGAKSATIEVQSNDPEQSTVTAALTGTGTASNLVADPARHDFGEVATGTTNTTTITVTNDGSAPLAVTDTSIVGANGEEFSIVDGGGPFTLAPGEVREITVGFSPTSAGPKAASLAIESDAVNQQAVTIPLSGSGFVPRCSVEVSDVTAPDTVTRGEQATVTANVTNTGRANGCTENATLTAAGQSSGKVDVVFLLDDSGSMQPYIDQVRDDIRGFNNELDSQGIDARFAVVTYGKGSATLRQDYTSDVGQTERTIDGISASGAFEANYRAIRGSLNALSARSDAKTVLIDITNEDSDRISSDPTQDELVTLIDDKKAKLISVSPDVDYIRNYNNRRGEAYDPALDLRVLAERVADGAWFDLLAPGSFTDKFTNEVITSVGQNVTDEQSVTLDAGESQEVTFTIDTSTFKTGEIAYSVTVNASTRTGRITVE, from the coding sequence GTGGATCTTGTCTTCGGGGCTCCGATCAAGCAGTTCGGGGACGACGAGGGGACCTATGCGGACGATCGACTGATTCGGTTCGCCCACGGCGATAGCAAGCGTGCGCTGACGCGTCATTCCGGCAACCTCACGGCTTCGAACGAGAGCTACACCGAGTGTATCGAAAGTCGGGAGATCACCGTGAAAGACGGCACTGCGACGACGACAGTCACGATTCGAGACGGGTGTAACGTCCCTCTCTCGCTCGTGAGCTACCGGAAACCCGGTCCCGGCTGGAGCCCGGAGACCGAGCCGGACCAGACCTTCGTCGATGCGGACTCGGCCACTCTCGGTCCCGGAACGCACACGTTCTCGGTCGCCCTCCCCGACGCTTACGATACCACCAGCGACCGAACCGCCGTCGCCGGTGACTCCGCCACTTTCGGCGAGAACGTCACGCTCGGTCCCGGCGTCGTCGTCGGTGACAACGCGACCGTCGCAAGCGAGACGAGCGTGAGTCATCGAACGCTCCTCGGGCGCAACGTCACGGTCGGGTCGGGCGTCACCATCGGTGCCGGCGTCATCGTGAGCCGTGACGTGTCCATCGGCGACGGCACTCAGATAGGTTCGGGAACACGGATCGGGAGCGGCGTCTCGATCGGTCAGAACGTACTCATCGGTCAAAACGTGAAGATTCGTCCAGGTGTCTCGATCGACGACGGCGCGACGATCCCGTCGAACACGACCGTCGACAGCGACGTTTCGGGGACCGACGAGGGCGTGACGCCCTCGGAGCCGACCGCCCCACCGTCCACCTCACCGGCGATGCCGACGGTTCCCGGTAGCGGTTCGCAATCACCCACCGCTCCGCAGACCGAATCGCCCGGCGAACCGGAACCGACGGCGACAGCGACTGCCGAACCAGCGCCGACGGCAACCGACACGACGACGGCGTCCCCGGACACGTCGACGACCACGCAACCGTCCGAATCGACGACACAACCGCCGTCGTCCACACGCACCGAGACCAGCACACCGACCGAATCACCGCCTTCGACCTCGACCGAGACGGTACCGACGACGGCGTCCACGACCACGCCATCGGACACGACGACCGAATCCCCGACGACGAACACCGCCACCGTGACGTCATCGCCGACGGCGGAACAGCCCACAGAAACGGGCACGGCAACGGAGACGGCAACTCAGTCGCCGGGAACACCCACGACAGCACCGAACCCAACCAGCACAGCCCCGACGACGACTCCAACGCCTACCGCTTCGCCGACCGCGACAGCAACCGCCACCCCGCCGACGGACACCACGACGACTTCCACTCCGCCGGCTACGACGAATCCGTCGCCGACGACGGAGCCGACCGAAACCGTCACTTCGACAACCACGGCCACGACGCCAATCACGACTACTCAGACGACCACAACGACGCCACCGACCGAAACCACTACTCCGGAACCGCCTGGGTCGCCGAACATCGCCCTCTCACCCGCGACGTCGGACTACGGTGAGACGCTCGTCGGGACGAACGGAACCCAGACGTTCACCATCACCAACGACGGTGACAGCGACCTTGCGGTCGCCGGAAGTACACTGACGGGTTCGAACGCCGACCAGTTCGAGATCACCGACGGCGGTGGCTCGTTCACGCTCGCACCCGGCGACTCGCACGACGTCACCGTCCGATTCTCGCCGACCGCGACCGGCCAGCAGACCGCGACGCTCGACGTCGCAAGCGACGACCCGGATAGCCCCACGGTTTCGTCCACGCTCTCCGGGACCGGCGTCCAGCCGACGATCGGACTGACGCCGACGGAGCACGAGTACGGGAGCGTGCCGGTCGACTCCGGCGATACGCAGACATTCACGGTCACGAACGACGGTACTGCACCGCTCAGCGTGACCGCGACCCGGATCACCGGGGCGGATGCAGACCAGTTCACCGTCACTGCCGGTGGCGGGCAGTTCACGCTTGCCCCAGGCGAGTCACACGAAGTCCGAGTACGGTTCGGTCCTACTTCGGCGGGAGCGAAGAACGCAGCCCTCGAAGTCGTCAGCGAAGCGGCGGATGGCGGCGTCCTCTCGGCGGCGCTGTCCGGTACCGGCTCGCAGTCGAACATCGTCGTCGAGCCAGCGAGCCTCGCCTACGGGGATGTCTCGAACGGTGACACCTCGACGCAGACGTTCACTGTGACCAACGACGGCGACGCGCCGCTCGACGTCACCGGGACGTCGGTCGAGGGTGGTGCCGGCGAGTTCACCATCACGGACAACGGTGGACCGTTCACGCTCGCACCGGGCGAGTCCCGCGAAGTCACCGTCCAGTTCGCGCCCACCTCGACGGGAGCGAAAAACGCCAACGTCGTCGTCGAGAGCGACGACGGCGATCAGCCAACCGTGACGGTGCCGGTGGCGGGCAGTAGCGTCGCACCGGGCATCACGATTTCACCCACCGAACACGAGTATGGCGACGTAGCCACCGGGTCCACGAACGTCACGACGTTCACGGTCACGAACGACGGCACTGCGCCGTTGTCGGTTTCGGAGACGACTATCACTGGCCCGAACGCGGGCGAGTTCGCGATCACTGACGGTAGTGGGGCGTTCACGCTCGCACCCGGTGAATCCCGAGAGATCAGAGTGCGATTCGCACCCACCTCGGTTGGTGCGAAGAGTGCCACTCTCGCCGTCGACAACAACGCGGGCGAGACACTCACGGCGGCGCTGTCGGGAACCGGCACCCAATCGAACGTCGCGGTCGACTCCCCGAGCCACGACTACGGTGAGGTTCCCAACGACCGAAATGCAACGCAAACCTTCACCATCACGAACGACGGCAACGGGCCGCTGTCGGCCTCGAGCGTTACCATCGCCGGGATGGATCCAGGTTCGTTCACCATCCTCTCGGGCGGCGGAGCGTTCGACCTCGAACCGGGAGAGTCACGCGAGATCGAGGTACGATTCGCCCCGACCACGACAGGCGACAAAGCCGCCCAGCTCGTCGTCGAGAGCGACAATGCTGACCAGCCGACGCTGACGATCCCCTTGAGAGGAACGAGCACCGAACCGGACATCACGCTCACGCCAGATGCACGCGACTACGGCGACGTGCCGGTGGAGTCGGCCGAGACACGGGCCTTCGTGGTCCGAAACGATGGAAGCGCGCCGCTGTCGGTTTCGGACGTCACCATCGCGGGTGCGGACGCCGGCGAGTTCACGATCACCGACGGCGGTGGCTCCTTCGAGCTGTCACCGAACGAAACCAGAACGATAACCGTCGCGTTCTCGCCGACCTCGACGGGCGCGAAGAGCGCGACGCTCGAAGTCGCGAGCGACGACGCGGACAGCCCGACGGTCACGGGTTCGCTCACGGGACAGGCCACCCAGTCGAACATCGCCGTCGATCCCGCGAGCCTCGACTACGGTGACGTCTCGAACGACGGCCAGGCGACGCAGACGGTTACGGTGACCAACGACGGCGACGCACCGCTGTCGGTTTCCGGGGCGACCATCTCCGGGCGGGATGCCGGCGAATTCACCATTACCGACGGCGGTGGACCGTTCACGCTCGCACCGGGCGAGTCCCGCGAAGTCACCGTCCAGTTCGCGCCCTCCTCGACGGGTGACAAGACGGCGGAAGTCGTCATCGAGAGCGACGACGCCGACCAGCCCACGGTGACGGTACCGCTCTCCGGCGGCAGCGTCGAACCCAACGCGGTGCTCACCCCCGAAACGTACGACTACGGTGACGTGGCGGTCGGTTCCGGCGATACGCAGACGTTCACCGTCACGAACGACGGCACTGCGCCGCTCGACGTGAGCGGAACCCGATTGATCGGTGCCGACGCGGACCAGTACACCTTCGTTTCGGGTGACGGATCGTTCACGCTCGCACCGGACGAATCGCGCGAAGTCACTGTGGCGTTCGCACCCACCTCGACGGGCGCGAAGAACGCAACACTCGCCATCGACAGCGACGACCCGGACAGTCCCACGCTGACGAGTTCGCTGTCGGGCACCGGCACCCAGTCGAACATCGTGGTCGACCCCACGAGCCTCGACTACGGTGAGGTTCCCGACGACGGAGAGAGCACGCGCACGTTCCTGGTGACGAACGACGGGACTGCGCCGCTGTCGGTTTCCGGGACGACGCTCTCGGGTGCGGATGCCGGCGAATTCACCATCACCGACGGTGGTGGACCGTTCACGCTCGGTCCCGGCGAGTCCCGCGAAGTCACCGTCCAGTTCGCGCCCTCCTCGACCGGTTCGAAGAGCGCGACACTCGCCATCGACAGCGACGACGGCGACCAGCCAACCGTCACGGTATCACTCGCCGGTGAGAGCGTCGCACCGAACGTCGCTCTCTCCCCGTCAAGCAACGATTACGGCGAGATTCCCACGGGATCGGCGAACACGACGACGTTCACGGTCACGAACGACGGCACTGCACCGCTCGACGTGAGCGGAACGAGTATCACCGGGGCGGACGCGGCTGCGTTCACCGTCGTCGGCGGTGGCGGCGCGTTCACGCTCGGTCCCGGCGAGAGTCGGGAGCTAACCGTCGAGTTCGCTCCCGAATCGACGGGCACGAAGAGCGCGAGACTCGAAGTGCGGAGCAACGATCCCGACCAACCGACCGTCTCGTCGGACATCTCCGGAACGGGTATCGAGTCGAACATCGCCGTCGATCCCGCGAACCTCGACTACGGCGACGTGGTGAACGACGGGAACGCCACCCAGACGGTCACCGTCACGAACGACGGCACCGCGCCGCTTGCGATCTCGGGAACGAGCATCGGGGGTGACGACGCAGGTGCGTTCACGATCACCGACGGCGGTGGACCGTTCACGCTTGCACCGGGCGAGTCACAGGAAGTGACAGTGCAGTTCGCGCCGACGACCACCGGCGAGAAGAACGCACAGTTGGTCGTCGAGAGCGACGATCCCGACCAGCCGACCGTGACGGTGCCACTCACCGGCCAGAGCGTCAAGCCGACGATCGGTCTCTCGTCGGAGAGTTACGATTACGGCGACGTGGCGGTCAACACGGGTAACGTCACGACGTTCACGGTCACGAACGACGGCAATGCGCCGCTCACCGTCTCGGGGACGACCATCTCCGGTGCGAACGCCGAGGAGTTCGCGCTCGTCGACGGTGGACGGTCGTACATGCTGGCTCCCGGCGAATCGCGCGACATCCGGGTCAGATTCGTTCCGAACTCGACGGGCGCGAAGAGCGCGACCCTCGAACTCGAAAGCGACGACCCCGACCGGCCCACCGTCACCGCGGCTCTCACCGGGACGGGCACCGCGTCGAATATCGTCGTCGACCCACCGAGTTACGACTACCGGCAGGTGCCAAACGGTGGCAGTCAGACGAAGAACTTCACCGTCACCAACGACGGGGACGCACCGCTGTCAGTCTCGTCGACGAGCATCGTGGGTCCGGACGCCGGCGACTTCACCATCGTCGATGGGAGTGGGCCGTTCACGCTCCAGCCCGGCGAATCGCAAAGCGTCGAGGTGCGCATCGACTTCGCGCCGACGACGACGGGCGAGAAGAAGGCGACGCTCGTCGTCGAGAGCGACGCCGCGAACCAGCCAACCGTGACGGTACCGCTGTCGGGCGAAAGCATCGCACCATCCATCTCGCTCACACCCGAGACGCGTGACTTGGGCGAAGTGCCGGCTGGGTCGGTGAACACCACGACGTTCACCGTCACGAACGACGGCACCGCAGGACTCGACGTGAGTGCGGTGAACGTCGTCGGCGCGGACGCGAGCGAGTTCACCGTGATCGGTCCCGACGCCCCGTTCACGGTCGAACCGGGCCAGAGTCGAGAGATAACCGTGGAGTTTGCGCCCGGTTCCGCCGGCGCAAAGAGCGCGACCATCGAAGTGCAGAGCAACGATCCCGAGCAGTCCACCGTCACCGCGGCGCTCACCGGGACGGGCACCGCGTCGAACCTCGTCGCGGACCCGGCTCGGCACGACTTCGGTGAGGTGGCAACCGGGACCACGAACACGACGACGATTACGGTCACGAACGACGGGAGCGCGCCGCTTGCAGTGACCGACACGAGCATCGTCGGCGCGAACGGCGAGGAGTTCAGCATCGTCGACGGCGGTGGCCCGTTCACGCTCGCACCCGGCGAGGTGCGAGAGATCACCGTCGGCTTCTCGCCCACCTCGGCCGGTCCGAAGGCGGCGAGTCTGGCGATCGAAAGCGACGCCGTGAACCAGCAGGCCGTGACGATACCCCTCTCGGGCAGTGGGTTCGTCCCGCGGTGTAGCGTCGAGGTGAGCGACGTCACGGCACCGGACACCGTGACGCGTGGCGAGCAGGCAACGGTCACCGCGAACGTCACCAACACCGGCCGGGCGAACGGCTGCACCGAGAACGCGACGCTCACCGCCGCCGGACAGAGTAGCGGGAAGGTCGACGTCGTGTTCTTGCTCGACGACTCGGGAAGCATGCAGCCCTACATCGATCAGGTCAGAGACGACATTCGCGGGTTCAACAACGAACTCGACAGTCAGGGCATCGACGCCCGCTTTGCGGTCGTGACCTACGGCAAAGGCTCGGCGACGCTGCGACAGGACTACACCAGCGACGTCGGCCAGACCGAACGGACCATCGACGGTATCTCCGCAAGCGGGGCGTTCGAGGCCAACTACCGGGCGATCCGTGGCTCGCTGAACGCGCTCTCGGCGCGCTCGGACGCCAAAACCGTGCTCATCGACATCACGAACGAGGACAGCGACCGGATCTCGTCGGACCCGACACAGGACGAGTTGGTCACCCTCATCGACGACAAGAAGGCGAAGCTCATCTCGGTCTCGCCGGACGTCGACTACATCCGGAACTACAACAACCGGCGTGGCGAGGCGTACGACCCCGCACTCGACCTGCGCGTGCTCGCCGAGCGCGTCGCCGACGGCGCGTGGTTCGACCTCCTCGCGCCGGGGAGCTTCACCGACAAGTTCACCAACGAGGTCATCACGTCCGTCGGCCAGAACGTCACCGACGAACAGAGCGTCACGCTCGACGCGGGCGAATCGCAGGAGGTGACGTTCACCATCGACACGAGCACCTTCAAGACCGGCGAGATCGCCTACTCGGTGACGGTCAACGCGAGCACTCGCACGGGACGGATAACCGTCGAGTAG